ACACACCGGGCCGCGCGCTTGATCGCGCTCTTGAGGGTAGATGCATCTTCTGTGGGCGGCACGTGAATAACGAGTTGGGAACTCATGACGGGCACCTCCCGGCCAAGCGGGAGTACATGGCGTAATACTCCTCAACGGTCCGATCTAATTGATAGCGATCGGCCGCGCGTTCGCGACCCGCGGCGCCGAGGTTCGCGGCAAGTTCCGGGTCGCGGAACAGTCGGCGGATCGCGCCCGCACACCCGTTTACATCGCCCCGCGGGAACAAAAGCCCCTCATGCTCGTGCCGCACGATCTCTGGGTTGCCGCCCACTTCGGTCACGATCGCGGGTAACCCGCTCGCCATCGCTTCGAGCAGCGTGAGCGACGCGGCTTCGCTGAGCGACGTGAGCGCGAACACGTCCGCGGCGCGCATCAGCTCGGGAATGTCGGTGCGAATCCCCAGGAATTTCACGCGATCGGGAACTCGCAGGTCCACAGCGAGGTTCTCCAACTCGGCGCGAAGCGGCCCGTCGCCGACCATCAGCAGGTCCACGCCCGGTAAATCGGGTACGGCCGCCGCGAACCCGCGCACGAGTGTGGCCTGGTCCTTCACCGGGTGGTGCCGGGCCACGTGAATCAGGTAGCGCCGGTCGGGTTCCAGTCCCACGTCTTCTTT
This region of Gemmata massiliana genomic DNA includes:
- a CDS encoding glycosyltransferase translates to MKGPIRVAFVVHLMQVAGAEILVRETIRRLGDRIRPTIFCLDAVGRIGEELVAEGVDLVCFHRKPGRDWKVSQRVARAIRERDIEVVHAHQYTPFFYSALAKPLRGFRPKVVLTEHGRHYPDRVSPLRRAVNRLVLDRLADSVTACCRFSAQGLSRTDGFAGARIEVIENGIEIERYGPPADKALAKEDVGLEPDRRYLIHVARHHPVKDQATLVRGFAAAVPDLPGVDLLMVGDGPLRAELENLAVDLRVPDRVKFLGIRTDIPELMRAADVFALTSLSEAASLTLLEAMASGLPAIVTEVGGNPEIVRHEHEGLLFPRGDVNGCAGAIRRLFRDPELAANLGAAGRERAADRYQLDRTVEEYYAMYSRLAGRCPS